Proteins encoded in a region of the Gemmatimonadaceae bacterium genome:
- a CDS encoding cyclase family protein, translating into MSTIYDVSLPILSGGLVYPGNPEIAISPQQEISKGASSNVSLLSFGSHTGTHVDAQKHIFDGGLAVDAVHLDVLMGPAILIAAPDDAPAVTESLLRAHDLTGQERVLIRTRNSGFIRQRDFVRDYTYLAPDGAEYLVSIGVKLVGIDYMSIEQFHSGHHMTHRTLLGRGVVIVEGLDLSVPPPGRYDLRVLPLRLAGLDGAPARAVLVG; encoded by the coding sequence ATGTCGACCATCTACGACGTCTCGCTGCCGATCCTGAGCGGGGGGCTCGTGTACCCCGGCAACCCCGAGATCGCGATCTCCCCCCAACAGGAAATTTCCAAGGGAGCCAGTTCGAACGTTTCGTTGCTGTCGTTCGGCTCGCACACGGGAACGCACGTCGACGCGCAGAAACACATCTTCGACGGCGGGCTCGCCGTCGACGCGGTCCATCTGGACGTGTTGATGGGTCCCGCGATCCTGATCGCCGCGCCCGACGACGCGCCCGCCGTGACCGAGAGCCTTCTTCGCGCTCACGATCTTACCGGCCAGGAGCGCGTTTTGATCCGGACGCGCAACTCTGGTTTTATCAGACAGCGCGACTTCGTCCGCGACTATACATACCTGGCGCCTGATGGCGCCGAATATCTGGTTTCAATCGGCGTGAAGCTCGTCGGCATCGATTACATGTCGATCGAGCAGTTCCATTCCGGGCACCACATGACGCACCGCACGCTGCTCGGCCGCGGCGTCGTCATCGTGGAAGGACTCGACCTCTCCGTGCCGCCGCCGGGCAGATACGACCTGCGCGTCCTGCCGCTCAGACTGGCCGGGTTGGACGGAGCGCCGGCTCGCGCGGTGCTCGTCGGATGA
- a CDS encoding HAMP domain-containing sensor histidine kinase — MRRSPRLVGTVALLVLALVVCAALTYQAWDAARSQRAMAERTLQDYAKIADWQLTQQAKNALLKQVVASLIQQAMRLQPDSLERTLYSPADVGAIAHDMMMGWCNCLDSVRYFFRYDWKDSTFRTTETDVSDSDLARVRDTMVAYVSDMPPLPSDRGVLNFVTPNGRAMPGVMLTNDSYVMLFDEHNKHLQLVVFVVARDVRRRRPVELYGYVTEPKPFLDPVFEEIRGKRGNASSLLPEALIHDLPIDSILSISVTTAKGTEVYHSPGWIATTYSAASTVDPSFGRLKMRVSLNKAFAPQLVVGGLPDSRLPILVALFVLAAGLLTVAVVQLRRQQQLARLRTEFVSGVSHELRTPLAQIRWFAELLHLGRLRTDDERERSAGIIDQEARRLTYLVENVLNFSRAEKGTNRVSPEPAEVDREIQESLDLFAPLARSRGMTINAALGINALMSVDRNALRQILLNLLDNAAKYGPSGQTITVGSQVVGDRARIWVEDEGPGIPRDDRVRVWEPYVRLNRDAESSTGGSGIGLSVVRELVLLHGGRTRVESAPGGGARVVIELPLTQSEPSDSASPTSPSSSDQSQPPPPPNSQLQVVP; from the coding sequence ATGCGCCGCTCTCCCCGACTGGTCGGCACGGTCGCCCTTTTGGTCCTCGCGCTCGTCGTATGCGCGGCGCTCACGTACCAAGCGTGGGACGCGGCGCGTTCGCAGCGCGCGATGGCGGAGCGGACTCTGCAGGACTACGCCAAGATCGCCGACTGGCAGTTGACGCAGCAGGCGAAAAACGCACTCCTCAAGCAGGTCGTCGCCTCGCTCATTCAGCAAGCGATGCGGCTCCAGCCGGACTCGCTCGAGCGCACGCTATACAGTCCGGCCGACGTCGGCGCCATCGCCCACGACATGATGATGGGCTGGTGCAACTGCCTCGACAGCGTTCGTTATTTCTTTCGGTACGACTGGAAGGACTCGACCTTCCGGACGACCGAGACGGACGTGTCGGACTCTGACCTCGCGCGCGTGCGCGACACGATGGTCGCGTACGTGAGCGACATGCCGCCGCTGCCGTCCGATCGCGGCGTCCTCAATTTCGTGACACCGAACGGACGCGCGATGCCGGGTGTCATGCTCACGAACGATTCGTACGTCATGTTGTTCGACGAGCACAACAAGCATTTGCAGCTCGTCGTCTTCGTCGTCGCGCGCGACGTCCGGCGCCGTCGCCCCGTGGAGCTGTACGGCTACGTCACCGAACCAAAGCCGTTCCTGGATCCCGTGTTCGAGGAGATTCGCGGCAAGCGCGGAAACGCGAGCTCGCTGCTGCCGGAAGCTCTCATTCACGATCTTCCGATCGATTCGATCCTGTCGATCTCGGTGACGACGGCGAAGGGGACGGAGGTGTACCACTCGCCCGGATGGATCGCGACGACCTACAGCGCCGCATCCACTGTCGATCCGAGCTTCGGACGGCTCAAGATGCGCGTGAGCCTGAACAAGGCCTTCGCGCCGCAGCTCGTCGTGGGCGGTCTGCCGGATTCGCGACTACCGATTCTCGTCGCGCTGTTCGTGCTCGCCGCGGGGTTGCTCACCGTCGCGGTCGTCCAGCTGCGGCGCCAGCAACAACTCGCGCGCCTCCGTACGGAGTTCGTCTCGGGTGTGTCGCACGAGCTTCGCACGCCGCTCGCCCAGATTCGTTGGTTCGCCGAGCTGCTCCACCTCGGCCGGCTCCGCACGGACGACGAGCGCGAGCGGTCGGCCGGGATCATCGATCAAGAAGCGCGGCGCTTGACGTATCTCGTCGAGAACGTGCTGAATTTCTCGCGCGCGGAAAAAGGAACGAACCGCGTGTCGCCGGAGCCGGCGGAGGTCGACCGCGAGATTCAGGAATCGCTCGATCTGTTCGCGCCCCTCGCGCGTTCGCGCGGCATGACGATCAACGCGGCGCTGGGGATCAATGCGTTGATGAGCGTGGACCGCAACGCGTTGCGTCAGATTCTGCTCAATCTGCTCGACAACGCGGCGAAGTATGGTCCGTCGGGACAGACGATCACCGTCGGCTCGCAGGTGGTCGGCGACCGTGCGCGCATCTGGGTCGAGGACGAAGGACCGGGCATTCCGCGCGACGATCGTGTCCGCGTCTGGGAGCCGTACGTCCGTCTCAACCGCGACGCGGAATCGTCGACGGGCGGCAGCGGCATCGGGTTGTCGGTGGTCCGTGAGCTCGTGCTGCTACACGGCGGCCGCACGCGTGTGGAGTCGGCGCCCGGCGGCGGCGCGCGCGTCGTCATCGAGCTGCCGCTCACCCAATCGGAACCGTCAGACTCCGCATCCCCCACATCTCCGTCGTCATCCGATCAATCGCAGCCTCCCCCTCCTCCAAACTCGCAACTTCAGGTGGTCCCATGA
- a CDS encoding response regulator transcription factor, translating into MAEKRPSTTDSITAQLPTQMARILIVEDNVNLAYGLRTGLEIEGYDVQVAENGETGLERARSWGPDLVMLDLMLPGMDGYRVLKTLRENGSDVPVLILTARGEEADKVLGFRLGADDYVTKPCGVLELLARVGALLRRSRFADQRSHTTEAIEKFGGVEINPASRTVTKNGAPVGLSPKEFDLLLALVRRRGAVASRVELLREVWGHRVEVMTRTVDIHIAELRRKIEDDPSQPRHILTVWKAGYRLEA; encoded by the coding sequence GTGGCAGAGAAACGGCCGTCGACGACGGACAGCATCACGGCCCAGCTCCCGACCCAAATGGCTCGAATTCTCATCGTCGAGGACAACGTCAACCTCGCCTACGGTCTTCGCACAGGTCTGGAGATCGAGGGGTACGACGTGCAGGTCGCCGAGAACGGTGAAACGGGGCTCGAGCGCGCGCGGTCGTGGGGACCGGATCTCGTCATGCTCGACCTGATGCTGCCGGGCATGGACGGCTACCGCGTGCTGAAGACGCTGCGCGAGAACGGTTCCGACGTGCCGGTGCTGATTCTCACCGCGCGCGGCGAAGAAGCCGACAAGGTGCTCGGCTTCCGGCTCGGCGCCGACGATTACGTGACGAAACCGTGCGGCGTGCTCGAGCTGCTCGCTCGCGTGGGCGCGCTACTGCGACGGTCGCGGTTCGCCGACCAGCGGTCACACACGACCGAGGCAATCGAGAAGTTCGGCGGCGTGGAGATCAATCCCGCCTCACGCACCGTGACGAAGAACGGCGCGCCGGTGGGGCTCAGCCCCAAGGAGTTCGACCTTCTCCTGGCCCTCGTCCGCCGCCGCGGCGCCGTCGCGTCTCGCGTCGAGCTGCTCCGTGAGGTGTGGGGGCACCGGGTCGAAGTGATGACGCGAACGGTGGACATCCACATCGCGGAACTGCGGCGGAAGATCGAAGACGATCCGTCGCAGCCGAGGCACATCCTTACAGTCTGGAAAGCGGGATACAGGCTCGAGGCGTGA
- a CDS encoding amidohydrolase family protein, with protein sequence MRFRIIPAAALLLAPVPAVVHAQELKGSGTVALRAARLIDGTGAAAITNGVVVVTDDKIVAVGKQGSVNIPAGATLVDLGDVTLLPGFVDAHTHIIGRELADPQANDAAVRDYQATGAIIGVANAQKTLLGGFTTIRNVGAPDFDDMALRKAVNEGNVIGPRMQNAGHAIGITGGHCDENGFRPGLMDGNPMLGVADGADQIRAAVRYQAKYGADVIKMCATGGVLSEGDAVGVQQYTYEEMKALVDEATKLERKVAAHAHGAEGIKTAVRAGVASIEHGSFLDEEGAQLMKQHGTYLVPTLSAGEAVLKAADAGVLKGLRAQKARAAATAMKNGVKIAVKDGVPIALGTDAGVGAHGTNGHEFTLMVEWGGMTPMQSIVAGTMNGAKLLGWDKQIGSLAPGKWADVVAVPGDPLQDIHVMEKPVFVMKNGYVYKSAAITPALP encoded by the coding sequence ATGCGATTCAGAATCATCCCAGCCGCCGCCCTTCTTCTCGCTCCTGTCCCCGCCGTCGTTCACGCGCAGGAGCTCAAGGGCTCCGGTACCGTCGCCCTTCGCGCCGCTCGGCTGATCGACGGCACGGGCGCGGCCGCGATCACCAACGGCGTCGTGGTCGTCACCGACGACAAGATCGTCGCCGTCGGCAAGCAGGGGTCGGTCAACATCCCGGCCGGCGCGACGCTCGTCGACCTCGGCGACGTCACGCTGCTCCCCGGCTTCGTCGACGCGCACACGCACATCATCGGGCGTGAGCTCGCGGATCCGCAGGCCAACGACGCCGCGGTCAGGGACTACCAGGCGACCGGCGCGATCATCGGAGTCGCCAACGCGCAGAAGACGCTGCTCGGCGGGTTCACGACGATTCGCAACGTCGGCGCGCCGGACTTCGACGACATGGCGCTGCGCAAAGCGGTGAACGAAGGAAACGTCATCGGGCCGCGCATGCAGAACGCCGGACACGCCATCGGCATCACCGGCGGCCACTGCGACGAAAACGGCTTTCGTCCGGGCTTGATGGACGGCAACCCGATGCTCGGCGTGGCCGATGGCGCGGATCAGATCCGCGCCGCCGTGCGCTATCAGGCGAAATACGGCGCCGACGTCATCAAGATGTGCGCGACCGGCGGCGTGCTCTCCGAGGGCGACGCCGTCGGCGTGCAGCAGTACACCTACGAAGAGATGAAGGCGCTGGTGGACGAGGCGACGAAGCTCGAGCGCAAGGTCGCCGCGCACGCGCACGGCGCCGAAGGCATCAAGACCGCGGTGCGCGCGGGCGTCGCGTCGATCGAGCACGGTTCGTTTCTCGACGAAGAAGGCGCGCAGCTCATGAAGCAGCATGGCACCTACCTCGTGCCGACGCTGAGCGCGGGCGAGGCGGTGCTCAAGGCGGCCGACGCGGGCGTGCTCAAAGGACTGCGCGCGCAAAAGGCACGGGCCGCGGCCACGGCCATGAAGAACGGGGTCAAGATCGCCGTCAAAGACGGCGTCCCGATCGCGCTCGGCACCGACGCCGGCGTGGGCGCGCACGGCACCAACGGCCACGAGTTCACGTTGATGGTCGAATGGGGCGGCATGACGCCAATGCAATCCATTGTCGCTGGCACGATGAACGGCGCCAAGCTTCTCGGCTGGGACAAACAGATCGGATCGCTCGCGCCGGGAAAATGGGCCGACGTCGTCGCCGTCCCCGGCGATCCGCTCCAGGACATTCACGTCATGGAGAAGCCGGTATTCGTGATGAAGAATGGGTATGTGTACAAGAGCGCTGCCATTACTCCAGCGTTGCCGTAA
- a CDS encoding isoprenylcysteine carboxylmethyltransferase family protein, which produces MAFFSSYLIPALWVAWLAGWWLAARNTKQTARRESLGSRLSYTVPLGIGVWLLISRRIPWPALNARFVPLATWPYVVGVALVVVGLAFATWARVYLGRNWSASVTLKRDHELVRSGPYRWVRNPIYTGILVALAGSALARGQWSGVLAVVIAFGSFWYKARLEERVMHAAFGESYDAYRREVKSLIPFVL; this is translated from the coding sequence ATGGCTTTTTTCAGTTCGTATCTGATTCCAGCGCTGTGGGTCGCGTGGCTGGCGGGGTGGTGGCTTGCCGCCCGAAACACCAAACAGACCGCGCGCCGCGAGTCGCTCGGGTCGCGACTCAGCTACACGGTGCCTCTCGGGATCGGAGTGTGGCTGCTCATCAGCCGCCGAATCCCCTGGCCGGCGCTCAACGCGCGCTTCGTTCCGCTCGCGACGTGGCCGTACGTCGTTGGTGTCGCGCTCGTCGTTGTCGGACTGGCGTTCGCCACCTGGGCTCGCGTGTACCTCGGCCGCAATTGGTCAGCGTCGGTCACGCTCAAGCGAGATCATGAGCTGGTGCGATCGGGGCCATACCGGTGGGTGCGAAATCCGATCTACACCGGGATCCTCGTCGCGCTTGCCGGCAGCGCGCTCGCGCGGGGGCAGTGGTCCGGCGTGCTGGCGGTCGTGATCGCGTTTGGGTCGTTCTGGTACAAGGCGAGGCTCGAGGAGCGGGTGATGCACGCGGCGTTCGGCGAGAGCTACGATGCGTACCGGCGCGAGGTGAAGTCACTGATACCCTTCGTCCTCTGA
- a CDS encoding ABC transporter permease — MTESKERWFRALTLVRRSAGRDVDDELRFHVESRVADLVASGVDPATARARAEAEFGDQRTIREQTVRIDERIRRRRRLGDWLNEIWRDVVVGLRSLRRTPGVAISALLCSALGIGATGAITSAAYAILVRALPYADADHLVAVYSENPGRAYHRVNVSWPDYETWRDGTRAFSALGMWTWTTLTFSGEGGEAERIEGAEMTPNLVTILGVAPELGHGFVPTDTMPGAPPVALISHGLWQRRYGGDSTIVGRRVEIGSQMTTIVGVMPPRFNFPDRGDAWIPFKPRPGAEAHGNRGYAGAIGRLRPNVTIDQARSDMYRIDAAMVRDFPNENEGWRSEILPLRDDLVGDLKRPVQIFLAAVMMVLLIVCANVANLLLARGAARSGEIAVRTALGASRQRLARQLMTESFALAIVAGAFGVMIAWWGVRLLRYAFPGQTPPSYISLTVDGASLAFIAGITLLTGVLFGILPAVRGTRVDLGTVLRGVGRGSDGHQSRVRGSLVVLEIALTVVLTVGAMLLLRSYKNFEGTALGFDEQGILSARIALAKPDYPTSAQRIEFYDRLLARLRALPGVTFAASAQGIPFSGWNLQAWARIEGMPPRKRGEELDAHYQYVSSDYFKAIGVGLVRGRWLTPQDRDSLHPPVLVNEQMVKVGFGGADPIGKHVLIGGDRDPVATVVGVVRDFRHYRLPEPMGPAVYYAYAAYPTLGQTIVLRTGSRDPHALIPELRRVVRELDPRVALSEVQTFDEVVGRSLWRQRLHGAVLSIFAVLSLVLACIGLYGVLSYAVTQRTRELGVRIALGANTGDVVRLVLRQSGALVVGGVAVGLIGALFASRLLETLLYGVGPADLLTFTTVPLGLAAVALLASAIPARRAAEVDPIAAIRAE, encoded by the coding sequence ATGACGGAATCCAAAGAACGTTGGTTCCGCGCGTTGACTCTCGTTCGGCGAAGCGCCGGCCGCGACGTCGACGACGAATTGCGATTCCATGTCGAGAGCCGCGTCGCCGATCTCGTCGCGAGCGGCGTCGACCCCGCGACCGCACGCGCGCGTGCGGAAGCGGAATTCGGCGATCAGCGCACCATCCGCGAACAAACCGTGCGGATCGACGAGCGCATCCGCCGGCGACGGCGGCTGGGCGACTGGTTGAATGAGATCTGGCGAGACGTCGTCGTCGGGCTTCGGTCGCTGCGTCGAACACCGGGAGTCGCGATCAGCGCGCTCCTTTGCAGCGCGCTTGGCATCGGTGCCACGGGCGCGATCACGTCCGCCGCCTACGCGATTCTCGTACGCGCGCTCCCGTACGCCGACGCCGACCATCTCGTCGCGGTGTACAGCGAAAACCCGGGACGCGCGTATCATCGAGTCAACGTGTCGTGGCCGGACTACGAAACGTGGCGTGACGGCACCCGCGCATTTTCGGCACTCGGCATGTGGACGTGGACGACGCTCACCTTCTCCGGAGAAGGCGGCGAGGCGGAGCGTATCGAAGGTGCCGAGATGACGCCGAATCTCGTGACGATCCTCGGCGTCGCGCCCGAGCTGGGCCACGGGTTCGTCCCGACCGACACCATGCCCGGCGCACCGCCGGTGGCGCTCATCAGCCATGGACTCTGGCAGCGCCGGTATGGAGGCGACTCGACCATCGTCGGGCGACGCGTCGAGATCGGCAGCCAGATGACCACGATCGTCGGCGTCATGCCGCCGCGGTTCAACTTCCCTGACCGCGGTGACGCGTGGATTCCGTTCAAGCCACGCCCCGGTGCCGAGGCGCACGGCAACCGCGGCTACGCGGGTGCCATTGGGCGCTTGCGGCCGAACGTCACGATCGACCAAGCGCGATCGGACATGTACAGAATCGACGCCGCGATGGTGCGCGATTTCCCGAACGAGAACGAGGGCTGGCGCTCGGAGATCCTGCCGCTGCGCGACGATCTGGTCGGAGACCTGAAGCGTCCGGTGCAGATCTTCCTCGCCGCCGTCATGATGGTCCTGCTCATCGTCTGCGCCAACGTCGCGAACCTTTTGCTCGCGCGCGGCGCCGCGCGGTCCGGTGAGATCGCCGTGCGCACGGCGCTCGGCGCGTCGCGCCAACGACTCGCGCGTCAGTTGATGACGGAGAGTTTCGCGTTGGCGATCGTAGCCGGCGCCTTCGGCGTGATGATCGCCTGGTGGGGCGTGAGGTTGCTGCGGTACGCGTTTCCGGGACAAACGCCTCCGTCGTACATCTCTCTCACGGTCGACGGGGCCTCGCTCGCGTTCATCGCCGGCATCACGCTGCTCACAGGCGTGCTGTTCGGAATTCTTCCCGCCGTCCGTGGTACGCGAGTCGATCTTGGCACGGTGCTGCGCGGAGTGGGGCGAGGCTCGGACGGTCATCAGTCACGCGTGCGCGGCTCGTTGGTCGTGCTCGAGATCGCGCTGACGGTCGTGCTGACCGTCGGAGCGATGCTGCTGTTGCGCAGCTACAAGAACTTCGAGGGCACGGCGCTCGGCTTCGACGAGCAAGGTATTCTTTCGGCGCGGATCGCCCTCGCGAAACCGGATTATCCGACGAGCGCGCAGCGGATCGAGTTCTACGATCGTCTGCTCGCGCGTCTGCGTGCGTTGCCCGGCGTGACGTTCGCCGCCTCGGCGCAGGGAATTCCGTTCAGCGGCTGGAATCTGCAAGCGTGGGCACGGATCGAGGGAATGCCCCCGCGAAAGCGCGGTGAGGAACTGGACGCACACTATCAATACGTATCTTCGGACTACTTCAAGGCGATCGGCGTTGGACTCGTTCGCGGCCGCTGGCTCACGCCGCAAGATAGGGATTCGCTCCATCCGCCGGTGCTGGTGAACGAGCAGATGGTCAAGGTCGGTTTTGGCGGCGCGGACCCGATCGGTAAACATGTTCTTATTGGCGGCGACCGCGATCCCGTGGCCACGGTCGTCGGCGTCGTGCGTGACTTTCGGCATTATCGATTGCCGGAGCCGATGGGACCGGCTGTGTACTACGCGTACGCGGCATATCCGACGCTCGGACAGACCATCGTCCTTCGCACTGGAAGCCGCGACCCACACGCGCTCATTCCGGAGCTGCGCCGAGTGGTTCGCGAGCTCGATCCACGCGTCGCCCTTTCCGAGGTTCAGACGTTCGACGAGGTCGTCGGGCGTTCGCTCTGGCGTCAAAGACTCCACGGCGCGGTCTTGAGCATCTTCGCCGTGCTCTCGCTGGTGTTGGCCTGCATCGGTTTGTACGGCGTTCTCTCGTATGCCGTGACGCAGCGAACACGTGAGCTCGGCGTGCGCATCGCGCTCGGCGCGAACACCGGGGACGTGGTGCGGCTCGTCTTGCGGCAGAGCGGCGCCCTCGTGGTGGGCGGCGTGGCGGTCGGGTTGATCGGAGCGTTGTTCGCGAGCCGGCTGCTCGAGACGCTGCTCTACGGCGTCGGACCGGCCGATCTGTTGACCTTCACGACGGTGCCGCTCGGTCTCGCGGCCGTCGCGCTGTTGGCGTCGGCGATCCCCGCTCGCCGCGCCGCCGAGGTGGACCCGATCGCCGCGATTCGCGCGGAGTAG
- a CDS encoding PadR family transcriptional regulator codes for MARSVDLLQGTLDLLVLKTLSWGPAHGYAIARWIEQLTGEVLRIGEGSLYPALHRLEERSLVASDWQRSSTNRRAKVYRLTPAGRTQLRAESGEWSDFVAAVAKVLRAAEAPSS; via the coding sequence ATGGCCAGATCGGTCGACCTTCTGCAAGGCACGCTCGACCTGCTCGTCCTCAAGACGCTGAGCTGGGGACCGGCCCACGGCTACGCGATCGCGCGCTGGATCGAGCAGCTCACCGGCGAGGTGCTGCGGATCGGTGAGGGGTCGCTCTACCCCGCTCTGCACCGCCTCGAGGAACGAAGCCTCGTCGCATCCGACTGGCAGCGCTCGTCGACGAATCGCCGCGCGAAGGTGTACCGGCTGACGCCGGCCGGACGAACGCAGCTGCGCGCCGAATCGGGGGAGTGGAGCGACTTCGTCGCCGCCGTCGCCAAGGTGCTGCGCGCCGCGGAGGCGCCGTCGTCATGA
- a CDS encoding thioredoxin domain-containing protein, translated as MPNRLATETSPYLLQHAGNPVDWYPWSPEALERAKAENKPILLSIGYAACHWCHVMAHESFEDDTTAALMNERFVNIKVDREERPDLDSIYMQAVQAMTGHGGWPMTVFLTPDGAPFYGGTYYPREDRHGIPSFKRILTAVSEAYRAKPAEVAATVDALRDLYVATQPVAGEPISAALLDGAYHFMSRAYDEAYGGFGSAPKFPQTMSLEFLLTHWARRGIENALSMAEQSFLRMARGGIYDQVGGGFARYAVDRVWLVPHFEKMLYDNALLIRLGTRLWQATKNAEVKRIVAETIRWAAREMRSPEGGFYSSLDADSEGHEGKFYVWDAAELDSILGGDAAIMRAYWGATEGGNFEGKNILSVASADPRALARQFSIDVAQLEPIVERAKAKLYEVRSKRVWPGRDDKILASWNGLAVRALAEAARAFGDDEFTALALNGATFLFDRLVVDGRVLRSYSGGRARIAGYLEDHAAAGLAALAVYELTFDDRWLARARELGASMTRWFWNEAEGTFFDTAADHEALITRPRDVYDNATPSGTSLAVELLLRLAELFDERGAYDRAAKVANSIAPAVARYPLAFGQMLCNADMLVNGAVELAIVGDPTRPDFQAMAEAAATRYVPSFIVAGGPESGANAGVALLADRTTIDGKATAYLCRNRVCELPATGVEQLQNGFDRLAMPVPT; from the coding sequence ATGCCCAACCGCCTGGCGACCGAGACCAGTCCGTACCTGTTGCAGCACGCCGGGAATCCGGTGGATTGGTACCCCTGGTCGCCCGAAGCTCTCGAGCGGGCGAAGGCGGAGAACAAGCCGATCCTGCTGAGCATCGGCTACGCGGCCTGCCATTGGTGCCACGTGATGGCGCACGAGTCGTTCGAGGACGACACGACCGCCGCGTTGATGAACGAGCGCTTCGTGAACATAAAGGTCGACCGCGAGGAGCGTCCCGACCTCGACTCGATCTACATGCAGGCCGTGCAGGCGATGACGGGGCACGGCGGCTGGCCGATGACGGTGTTCCTCACTCCGGACGGCGCGCCGTTCTATGGCGGTACGTATTATCCGCGCGAGGATAGGCACGGCATCCCGTCGTTCAAGCGAATCCTCACGGCGGTGTCGGAGGCATATCGCGCGAAGCCGGCGGAAGTCGCCGCCACGGTCGACGCGCTGCGCGATCTCTACGTCGCCACGCAGCCGGTCGCCGGCGAGCCCATCTCGGCTGCACTGCTCGACGGAGCCTATCACTTCATGAGCCGAGCGTACGACGAAGCGTATGGCGGCTTCGGGAGCGCGCCGAAGTTTCCGCAGACGATGTCGCTCGAGTTCCTGCTCACGCATTGGGCTCGGCGCGGCATCGAGAACGCGCTGTCGATGGCCGAGCAGTCGTTTCTGCGAATGGCGCGCGGCGGAATCTACGACCAAGTCGGCGGCGGTTTCGCGCGGTACGCCGTCGATCGCGTCTGGCTCGTGCCCCATTTCGAGAAGATGCTGTACGACAACGCGCTGCTCATCCGGCTCGGTACGCGCCTCTGGCAAGCGACGAAGAACGCGGAGGTGAAGCGCATCGTCGCCGAGACGATTCGTTGGGCCGCGCGCGAGATGCGGTCGCCTGAGGGCGGATTTTACTCGAGCCTCGACGCGGATAGCGAAGGCCACGAAGGCAAGTTCTATGTCTGGGATGCGGCCGAGCTGGATTCGATCCTCGGCGGCGACGCGGCGATCATGCGCGCGTATTGGGGCGCGACGGAGGGCGGCAACTTCGAGGGAAAGAACATTCTTTCGGTCGCGAGCGCCGATCCCCGCGCCCTGGCCCGCCAATTCTCGATCGACGTGGCACAACTGGAGCCAATCGTCGAGCGCGCGAAGGCGAAGCTGTACGAGGTTCGGTCGAAGCGTGTGTGGCCCGGACGCGACGACAAGATTCTCGCGTCGTGGAACGGCCTCGCGGTTCGCGCGCTCGCCGAAGCAGCACGCGCTTTCGGCGACGACGAGTTCACGGCGCTCGCGTTGAACGGCGCGACGTTTTTGTTCGATCGGCTCGTGGTCGACGGACGCGTGCTTCGGTCGTACTCGGGCGGTCGCGCGCGCATCGCCGGCTATCTCGAGGATCACGCCGCCGCCGGCCTCGCCGCGCTCGCCGTCTACGAGCTCACGTTCGACGATCGCTGGCTCGCGCGCGCACGCGAGCTCGGCGCCTCGATGACGCGATGGTTCTGGAACGAGGCTGAGGGCACGTTCTTCGACACGGCGGCGGATCACGAAGCGCTCATCACCCGTCCGCGCGACGTCTACGACAACGCGACGCCATCCGGAACGTCGCTGGCCGTGGAGCTGCTGCTGCGTCTCGCGGAGTTGTTCGACGAACGAGGCGCGTACGATCGCGCGGCGAAGGTCGCGAACTCGATCGCCCCCGCAGTCGCGCGGTATCCGTTGGCGTTCGGACAGATGCTTTGCAACGCGGACATGCTCGTGAACGGTGCGGTCGAGTTGGCGATCGTCGGCGATCCGACGAGGCCCGATTTTCAGGCCATGGCGGAGGCGGCAGCGACGAGGTACGTGCCCTCGTTCATCGTCGCAGGCGGGCCCGAATCCGGCGCGAACGCCGGCGTTGCCTTGCTGGCGGATCGGACGACGATCGACGGAAAGGCGACCGCGTACTTGTGCCGAAACCGCGTCTGCGAGCTGCCGGCGACCGGCGTCGAGCAACTACAGAACGGATTCGACCGGCTCGCCATGCCGGTTCCGACCTGA